From Jiangella mangrovi:
GTCCTGGTTGCCGCCCAGGTCGCCGATGATGCGCGGCAGCGCGTTGGCGACGATCGTCCCGGACAGCATCGCCACGAACATGGCGAGCAGCAGCCCGGACATCGCCTCCAGCACCTGTCGGTGGGTCATCGCCGACGCGGTTTCCTGCGGTACCTCGACGGAACCGGCGGAGTTCGCCATCAGACGCGTCCCTTCTCTCCGCAGAGGTCCTCGCGGAGATCAGTGTTGAGCTTGGTGAGCAGGTCAACCAGCTGCCGGGCCTCTGCGTCACTCCAGTCCGCCAGCGCGGAGGCCATGACCTCCGTGCTGCGTTCCATGGCGCGCCGCAGGGTCGCGTGGCCCTCGGCGGTGACGTCGAGCAGGCCGGCGCGCGCGTCGTCCGGATCCGGACGGCGCTCCACCAGCCCACGTTCCACCAGCTCGGACGCCTGCCTGCTGGCGACGGACGGGTCCACCTGCAGCCGGTCGGCGAGTGCCGTCAGCCGCATGGGCCCCTCCTTGCTCAGCGTGGCGAGCATCCCGCCCAGCGTCGGACCCACGCCCTCGTAGATCTCGACGTGGCGGTGCGTGAGCAGCCGGCCCATGCGGACCAGGAGCCGCCCTTGTTCGACGAGCTCGCTCCAGACCTCGCTGCGCATGGCCGCGCGTCACCGCCCTCAGATGGTTGGTTACTGCAACTATATGGTTAATGGTTGCAGCACACAACTTTATTCCCGAGAGGCTACTCCTGGGCCAGGGACTCGTTCAGGCGTTTCAGCAGAACCGCCAGGGTGTCGACATCGGCCGCCGGCCAGTGCTCCAGCGCCTCGCCGAACCAGCGGCCGCGCGCCGCCCGCAGCTGCAGGACCCGCGACCGGCCCTCGGCGGTGATGTGGATGAGCCGGGCCCGGCCGTCCTGGGGATCGGGGACCCGCTGGATCAGCCCGAGCGACTCCATCTGCGTGACCTGGCGGCTGACGGTGGACTTGTCCAGACCGAGCTTCTCGGCGAGGTCGGCGGCGCGCACGTCGCCGCCGTCGGCCAGCAGGCCCAGCAGCCCGTACGCCGCGGCCTCGAGCCCTTCGTCGACCTGCCGGGCGAGGTCGATCGACAGCCGGCGCACGCGGCGCCACAGGAACGCCAGCTCCGCCTCGAGGTCCTCGTGGACCCGCTGCCGATCATTCATACGAACACCGCCAGGTGCTTCGCCCGGGAGCCGCGGTCCTCCGCCAGCGACAGCAGCGTACCGTCCGGCGCGAAGACGGCGACGGGGCCCGGCCCGAGTCCCGTGGCCGGCAGCGGCATGCCGTGCGCGACCTTGCCCGCGGTGTCGGCGTCGACGTCGAGGCGCGGGAACGCCGCCGCGGCCGCCTCGGCGATGGGGAGCAGGACGAACTCCTCGGCCAGCGCCTCGAGCGTGTGGGCGGCCGCGAGCCCGTACGGTCCCACCGCCGTGCGGCGAAGAGCCGTCAGGTGACCGCCGACGCCCAGCGACGCGCCGAGGTCGCGGGCCAGCGCCCGGATGTAGGTGCCGGACGAGCAGACGACCGTGACGTCGAGGTCGAGGAACTCCCCCTCGCGCCGCGACGCCAGCACGTCGAAGCGGCTGACGACGACGTCGCGCGGCGGCAGCTCGACGTTCTCGCCCGAGCGGACCCGGTGGTACGAGCGCACGCCGTCGATCTTCACGGCCGAGACGGCACTGGGGACCTGCTGGATCGGCCCCGTGAGCGCGGCGACGCCGTCGGCGACGGCCGCGTCGGTGACCGCCGAGGCGTCCGCCGTCGCGGTCACCTCCCCCTCGGCGTCGTCGGTGACGGTCGTGGCGCCGAGCCGGATGGTGGCGTCGTACTCCTTCTCCGTCAGCGCCAGGTGGCCGAGCAGCTTGGTGGCCTTGCCGACGCCGACGACCAGGACGCCGGTGGCCATGGGGTCGAGCGTGCCGGCGTGGCCGACCCGGCGGGTGCCGGCCAGCCGGCGGATCCGGGCGACGACGTCGTGCGACGTCCAGCCGCCGGGCTTGTCGACGACCACGAGGCCGTCGAGGTCAGCCACGGGCGTCGTCGCCCTCGGACTCGTCGACGTCGTCCTCGTCGTCCTCCGCCGGCTTGCGGTACGGGTCGGGGTCGCCGGCGTACTCGGCGTCGGCGGCCACCTGGGCGACCCGCTCGTCGGACTCGCGCGCCGTGCGGAGCAGGTCGTCGATGTTCGCGGCGTTCTCGGGGATGGCGTCGGCCACGAACTCCAGCGTCGGCGTGAACCGGACGCCGGTGCGCCGCCCCACCTCGGAGCGGACCAGGCCCTTCGCCTTCTCGAGGGCGACGGCTGTGGCCGCGCGCTCCTCGTCGCTGCCGTAGACGGTGTAGAAGACGGTGGCGTCGCGGAGGTCGCCGGTGATGCGGGCGTCGGTGACCGTCACGAACCCCAGGCGGGGGTCCTTGACCCGGCGCTCCAGCGTCTCGGCCGCGATCTCGCGGATCCGGTCGGCCAGCTTGCGTGCCCGCGCTGGATCGGCCATGGCACTACTCCTCGTCCTCATCGTTGTGGATCCGCCGCCGGGTGGAGAGCAGCTCGATCTCCGGGCGGTACGCGACGTGCTGCTCGACGGCGTCGAGCACGTCGATGCACTGACGGGAGTCGCCGGCGACGACGGCGACCCCCACTTCCGCGCGGCGGTGCAGGTCCTGGTGTCCGACCTCGGCCACCGCGACGTCGAAGCGGCGCCGCAGTTCGGCCACGATGGGCCGAACCACGGCGCGCTTCTGCTTCAACGAGCGGACGTCGCCGAGGAGCAGGTCGAACGTGATCGTTCCCACGAACACGGCTCGGGTCCCGCGGACGGCGTCAGCCGCGCGGCTTCTCCTTCATCTCGTAGGTCTCGATGCGGTCGCCGACCTTGATGTCGTTGAACGAGCCGAGGCTGATACCGCACTCGAACCCTTCGCGGACCTCGGTGACGTCGTCCTTCTCGCGCCGCAGCGACACGACCGTGAGGCCCTCGCCCACCACGACGCCGTCGCGGACCAGCCGCGCCGACGCGTTGCGCCGCATGATGCCGTTGGTGACCATGCAGCCGGCGATGTTGCCGATCTTGGACGACCGGAACACCTCGCGGATCTCGGCGGTGCCGAGCTGGACCTCCTCGAACTCCGGCTTGAGCATGCCCTTGAGGGCCGCCTCGATCTCCTCGATCGCCGCGTAGATGACCGAGTAGTACCGGATCTCCACACCCTCGCGGTCGGCCAGGTCCTCGACCGTCCGGCTCTGCGGCCGGACGTTGAAGCCGATGATGATGCCCTGGTCGATGGAGGCGAGGTTGACGTCGTTGGCCGTGATGGCGCCGACGCCGCGGTGGATGATGTTGAGGTTGACCTCGTCGCCCACGTCGATCTTGAGCAGCGCGTCCTCGAGCGCCTCGACCGAGCCGGACACGTCGCCCTTGAGGATCAGGTTCAGCGTCTCGACCTTGCTCTCGGCCATGAAGCTCTCGAGCGTGACCCGCTTGCGGGCCTTGGCCAGGGCGGCGTTGCGCTCCATGGCCTCGCGCTTCTCGGCGATCTGGCGCGCGGTGCGGTCGTCGTCGGCGACGAGGAACTTGTCGCCGGCGCCGGGCACCGCGGTGAGACCGAGCACCAGGACCGGCCGCGACGGCGTGGCCTCTTCGACCGGCTTGCCGTACTCGTCGAGCATGGCGCGCACCCGGCCGTAGGACTGGCCGGTGACGATGGCGTCGCCCGGGCGCAGCGTGCCGCGCTGCACCAGGACGGTGGCCACCGGACCGCGGCCGCGGTCGAGGTGACCCTCGATCGCGACGCCGCGAGCGTCCATCTCGGGGTTGGCCCGCAGGTCGAGGGCCGCGTCCGCGGTGAGCAGGACGGCCTCGAGCAGCTTGTCGATGTTGATGCCCGGCTTCGCCGCGACGTCGACGAACATGGTGTCGCCGCCGTACTCCTCGGCCACCAGGTTGTACTCGGTGAGCTGCTGGCGGATCTTCGCCGGGTTGGCGCCCTCGACGTCGATCTTGTTGACCGCGACGACGATGGGCACACCGGCCGCCTGGGCGTGGTTCAGCGCCTCGATGGTCTGCGGCATGACGCCGTCGTCGGCCGCCACCACGAGGATGACGATGTCGGTCACCTGGGCACCACGGGCACGCATGGCGGTGAACGCCTCGTGACCCGGGGTGTCGATGAAGGTGATGGCCCGCTGCTCGCCCTCGTGCTCGACGTAGACCTGGTAGGCACCGATGTGCTGGGTGATGCCGCCGGCCTCGGACTCGACGATGTTCTCCTTGCGGATCGCGTCGAGCAGCTTCGTCTTACCGTGGTCGACGTGGCCCATGACGGTGACCACCGGCGGCCGGGCCACCAGCGCGTCCTCGTCGCCCTCTTCGGCGTCGAAGTCGATGTCGAACGACTCGAGCAGCTCGCGGTCCTCGTCCTCGGGCGAGACCATCTGGATCTCGAAGCCGAGCTCCTCGCCCAGCACCCGGAAGGTGTCCTCGTCGACCGACTGAGTGGCCGTGACCATCTCGCCGAGGCCGAACAGGACCTGGACCAGCTGCGCGGGGTCGACGTCGATGCGCTCGGCGAAGTCGGCGAGCGACGCGCCACGGGGCAGCCGGACGACCTGTCCGTTGCCGCGCGGCAGCCGCACGCCGCCGATCGACGGGGCCTGCATGTTGTCGTATTCCTGGCGCTTCTGGCGCTTGCTCTTGCGGCTCTTGGCCGGCTTGCCGCCGGGACGGCCGAACGCGCCGGCCGTGCCACCGCGGCCGCGGCCACCGCCGCCACCGGGACGACCGCCACCGCCGGGACCGCCGCCGAAGCCGCCGCCACCACCGGGACGGCCACCGCCGCCACCGAAGCCGCCGCCACCGCCGCCACCGGGACGACCGCCGCCGCCACCGCCGGGACCGCCGGGACGACCGCCGCCGCCACCGGGACGACCGCCGCGGTCACCGCCGGGACGGCCACCGCGCTCGCCGCCACCGCCACCGCCACCGGGCCGCTGCGACGGGCGCGGCGGCATCATGCCGGGGTTGGGGCGCGGGCCGCCGGCACCCGGGCCACCGCCCGGACGCGGCGCCGGAGCGCTGGGACGCGGACCGCCCGGACCTGCGGCGCCGCGGCCTTCACCGTCGCGGCGCGAGCCGGGACGCTGCATGCCGGTGGAGCCACCGGACGAGAACGGGTTGTTGCCCGGACGCGGGCCGCCGCCGGGACGAGGCCGGCCCATGCCGGTGTTCTCGCCGCCGAACGGGTTGTTGCCCGGACGCGGGCCGGCCGGACGCGGCGCGGCGGGGCCGGGCTTGGGACCGCCCGGACGCGGCCGCTCGCCGCCACTGGGCCGCTGGCCCTGGTCCGAACCCGGACGCGGCCGGTCGCCGCCGCCGGGACGCGGGCCCTGGCCCGGGCGTGCGCCCTGGCCGCCGGGCCGCGGGCCCTGCGGGCCGGGCTGGCTCGGCTGACCCTGCTGGGCCGGCTGGCCCTGGTCGGCAGCCGGGCGCGGGCTCGGCGCCGGGGCCGGACGCGGACCCGGCGTGGGCCGGGACGCGGGCGGGGCGGCCGGAGCCTGCTGCTCGGCCGCGGGAGCCGGAGCGGCCGGGCGCGGGGCAGGCTTCGCCCCCGGCGCGGCGGGTGCCGGCGCCGGTGCGTTGTTCGTGGGACTGGGGGTGGGTGTTCCTGGCCTGGCCGTGGGGCCAGGACGACCGGGAGACCGCGGGGTCCCCTT
This genomic window contains:
- a CDS encoding DUF503 family protein, with protein sequence MFVGTITFDLLLGDVRSLKQKRAVVRPIVAELRRRFDVAVAEVGHQDLHRRAEVGVAVVAGDSRQCIDVLDAVEQHVAYRPEIELLSTRRRIHNDEDEE
- a CDS encoding MarR family winged helix-turn-helix transcriptional regulator, with translation MRSEVWSELVEQGRLLVRMGRLLTHRHVEIYEGVGPTLGGMLATLSKEGPMRLTALADRLQVDPSVASRQASELVERGLVERRPDPDDARAGLLDVTAEGHATLRRAMERSTEVMASALADWSDAEARQLVDLLTKLNTDLREDLCGEKGRV
- the truB gene encoding tRNA pseudouridine(55) synthase TruB translates to MADLDGLVVVDKPGGWTSHDVVARIRRLAGTRRVGHAGTLDPMATGVLVVGVGKATKLLGHLALTEKEYDATIRLGATTVTDDAEGEVTATADASAVTDAAVADGVAALTGPIQQVPSAVSAVKIDGVRSYHRVRSGENVELPPRDVVVSRFDVLASRREGEFLDLDVTVVCSSGTYIRALARDLGASLGVGGHLTALRRTAVGPYGLAAAHTLEALAEEFVLLPIAEAAAAAFPRLDVDADTAGKVAHGMPLPATGLGPGPVAVFAPDGTLLSLAEDRGSRAKHLAVFV
- the infB gene encoding translation initiation factor IF-2, with protein sequence MAKVRVHELAKELGVTSKDVLGKLGDLGEYVKSASSTVEAPVVRKLRDAFANQSTGKGTPRSPGRPGPTARPGTPTPSPTNNAPAPAPAAPGAKPAPRPAAPAPAAEQQAPAAPPASRPTPGPRPAPAPSPRPAADQGQPAQQGQPSQPGPQGPRPGGQGARPGQGPRPGGGDRPRPGSDQGQRPSGGERPRPGGPKPGPAAPRPAGPRPGNNPFGGENTGMGRPRPGGGPRPGNNPFSSGGSTGMQRPGSRRDGEGRGAAGPGGPRPSAPAPRPGGGPGAGGPRPNPGMMPPRPSQRPGGGGGGGERGGRPGGDRGGRPGGGGGRPGGPGGGGGGRPGGGGGGGFGGGGGRPGGGGGFGGGPGGGGRPGGGGGRGRGGTAGAFGRPGGKPAKSRKSKRQKRQEYDNMQAPSIGGVRLPRGNGQVVRLPRGASLADFAERIDVDPAQLVQVLFGLGEMVTATQSVDEDTFRVLGEELGFEIQMVSPEDEDRELLESFDIDFDAEEGDEDALVARPPVVTVMGHVDHGKTKLLDAIRKENIVESEAGGITQHIGAYQVYVEHEGEQRAITFIDTPGHEAFTAMRARGAQVTDIVILVVAADDGVMPQTIEALNHAQAAGVPIVVAVNKIDVEGANPAKIRQQLTEYNLVAEEYGGDTMFVDVAAKPGINIDKLLEAVLLTADAALDLRANPEMDARGVAIEGHLDRGRGPVATVLVQRGTLRPGDAIVTGQSYGRVRAMLDEYGKPVEEATPSRPVLVLGLTAVPGAGDKFLVADDDRTARQIAEKREAMERNAALAKARKRVTLESFMAESKVETLNLILKGDVSGSVEALEDALLKIDVGDEVNLNIIHRGVGAITANDVNLASIDQGIIIGFNVRPQSRTVEDLADREGVEIRYYSVIYAAIEEIEAALKGMLKPEFEEVQLGTAEIREVFRSSKIGNIAGCMVTNGIMRRNASARLVRDGVVVGEGLTVVSLRREKDDVTEVREGFECGISLGSFNDIKVGDRIETYEMKEKPRG
- the rbfA gene encoding 30S ribosome-binding factor RbfA, with the translated sequence MADPARARKLADRIREIAAETLERRVKDPRLGFVTVTDARITGDLRDATVFYTVYGSDEERAATAVALEKAKGLVRSEVGRRTGVRFTPTLEFVADAIPENAANIDDLLRTARESDERVAQVAADAEYAGDPDPYRKPAEDDEDDVDESEGDDARG
- a CDS encoding MarR family winged helix-turn-helix transcriptional regulator, producing MNDRQRVHEDLEAELAFLWRRVRRLSIDLARQVDEGLEAAAYGLLGLLADGGDVRAADLAEKLGLDKSTVSRQVTQMESLGLIQRVPDPQDGRARLIHITAEGRSRVLQLRAARGRWFGEALEHWPAADVDTLAVLLKRLNESLAQE